One Hypomesus transpacificus isolate Combined female chromosome 6, fHypTra1, whole genome shotgun sequence DNA segment encodes these proteins:
- the si:ch211-225h24.2 gene encoding testis development-related protein, whose translation MFKKSKSKVLVDSASEEDDVSWHHQHTYKVRSPTGRDQVQNMIRKVKGHNMLKKVKSKKERKDKKMFSSKDDEHFLITGVKLADRRGSHKKVKEEEKEKNKPITEKSHCFWDSVTMTMRQITPTKKLDKIEGWEPPQLGDMAETLTDDTTEAQSGTRDSPVSLPQALSCPLGLPSWTGLGLEEDSSRYANLSDSKDSTAVKWTALAKGKLAGIRRRSRGSVSESSWEGFK comes from the exons ATGTTCAAGAAAAGTAAAAGCAAAGTGTTGGTGGATTCTGCGTCGGAGGAGGACGACGTGTCTTGGCATCACCAACATACTTACAAGGTAAGAAGTCCGACTGGCAGGGACCAAGTACAGAACATGATTAGAAAGGTGAAAGGACACAATATGT TGAAGAAGGTCAAGTccaagaaagagaggaaggataAGAAGATGTTTTCCTCGAAAGATGATGAACATTTCCTGATTACGGGAGTCAAACTGGCAGACAGGCGAGG GTCCCACAAGAAAGtcaaagaggaggaaaaggagaagaaTAAGCCAATCACAGAGAAGAGCCACTGCTTCTGGGACAGCGTTACCATGACGATGAGGCAGATCACGCCCACCAAGAAGCTGGACAAGATCGAGGGCTGGGAGCCTCCTCAACTGGGAGACATGGCGGAGACGCTGACCGATGACACTACAGAGGCCCAGAGCGGGACCAGGGACTCGCCTGTCTCCCTACCCCAGGCCCTGAGTTGTCCGCTTGGGCTGCCCTCCTGGACAGGCCTGGGTCTAGAGGAGGACTCTTCTCGCTATGCTAACTTGTCAGACTCCAAAGATTCCACAGCTGTCAAGTGGACAGCTCTCGCCAAAGGCAAGCTAGCGGGGATCAGGAGGCGGAGCCGAGGGAGTGTGTCAGAGAGCTCGTGGGAGGGGTTTAAATAA